From a region of the Paenibacillus sp. R14(2021) genome:
- a CDS encoding DapH/DapD/GlmU-related protein, which yields MNKRKRRFRDYAKYGYRILLGLLFRRKVDQCGKLLRVAGGVTVSKAKHAKLIIGDNVLLFRNTGFYLDSNEAVIEIGDHTFINRRTEIICKKHVKIGSHCAISWDVAIMDTDTHRIEGMTETKPTIIGDHVWIGSKAIILKGVTIGKGAVIAAGSVVSKDVPAYALVAGVPAKPIKENVSWQI from the coding sequence ATGAATAAACGAAAGCGACGCTTCAGGGATTATGCAAAGTACGGCTACCGTATTCTGCTCGGCCTGCTGTTCAGGCGCAAGGTCGACCAATGCGGAAAGCTGCTGCGCGTCGCCGGCGGCGTGACGGTCTCGAAGGCCAAGCATGCCAAGCTGATTATCGGCGACAACGTGCTGCTGTTTCGGAATACCGGCTTTTACCTCGATTCCAATGAAGCGGTCATCGAAATCGGCGACCATACCTTCATTAATCGAAGAACCGAGATTATCTGCAAAAAACACGTGAAAATCGGGAGCCACTGCGCCATTTCATGGGACGTCGCCATCATGGACACCGACACGCACCGCATCGAAGGGATGACGGAAACGAAGCCGACCATTATCGGCGACCATGTGTGGATTGGCAGCAAGGCGATTATCCTGAAAGGCGTAACGATCGGCAAAGGCGCCGTCATAGCGGCCGGATCGGTCGTTTCGAAGGACGTGCCCGCCTACGCGCTTGTCGCCGGGGTCCCGGCAAAGCCGATCAAAGAGAACGTAAGCTGGCAAATTTGA